In Burkholderia sp. NRF60-BP8, a single window of DNA contains:
- the plsY gene encoding glycerol-3-phosphate 1-O-acyltransferase PlsY, with the protein MQILLAALVAYLIGSVSFAVIVSSVMGLADPRSYGSKNPGATNVLRSGNKKAAILTLVGDAFKGWIAVWLARRFGLPDVAVAWVAIAVFLGHLYPVFFRFQGGKGVATAAGVLLAVHPVLGLATALTWLIVAFFFRYSSLAALVAAVFAPVFDVFQFGTGHNPIAWAVLAMSVLLVWRHRGNISKLLAGQESRIGDKKKAAADGGAQDGGKA; encoded by the coding sequence ATGCAGATCCTGCTCGCCGCCCTCGTTGCCTACCTGATCGGTTCGGTGTCGTTCGCCGTCATCGTCAGTTCCGTGATGGGCCTGGCCGACCCGCGCTCGTATGGATCGAAGAATCCCGGCGCGACCAACGTGCTGCGCAGCGGCAACAAGAAGGCCGCGATCCTGACGCTCGTCGGCGACGCGTTCAAGGGCTGGATCGCCGTCTGGCTCGCCCGGCGCTTCGGCCTGCCCGACGTCGCGGTCGCGTGGGTCGCGATCGCGGTGTTCCTCGGCCATCTGTACCCGGTGTTCTTCCGCTTCCAGGGCGGCAAGGGCGTCGCGACCGCGGCCGGCGTGCTGCTCGCCGTGCACCCGGTGCTCGGGCTCGCGACCGCGCTGACCTGGCTGATCGTCGCGTTCTTCTTCCGCTATTCGTCGCTCGCGGCGCTGGTGGCGGCTGTGTTCGCGCCGGTGTTCGACGTGTTCCAGTTCGGCACCGGCCATAACCCGATCGCCTGGGCCGTGCTCGCGATGAGCGTGCTGCTCGTGTGGCGTCACCGCGGCAACATTTCGAAGCTGCTGGCGGGGCAGGAGAGCCGGATCGGCGACAAGAAGAAGGCGGCCGCGGACGGCGGCGCGCAGGACGGCGGAAAAGCCTGA
- the xerD gene encoding site-specific tyrosine recombinase XerD has protein sequence MSEPLISPEADGDAVAASPALRASRASIDVFCDALWLEHGLARNTLDAYRRDLALFSQWLAATHDAPLDSADEAMVTGYIAARSDGKATSSNRRLSVFRRYYGWAVREHRASADPTLRITSAKQAARFPSTLSEAQVEALLGAPDIGTPLGLRDRTMLELMYASGLRVSELVTLKTVEVGLNEGVVRVMGKGAKERLVPFGEVAHGWIERYLRDARPALLGARAADALFVTARGDGMTRQQFWNIIKRHAQQADVRAHLSPHTLRHAFATHLLNHGADLRVVQLLLGHSDISTTQIYTHVARERLKTLHAQHHPRG, from the coding sequence ATGAGCGAACCGCTGATTTCCCCCGAAGCCGACGGCGATGCCGTCGCGGCGTCGCCCGCGCTGCGCGCGAGCCGCGCGTCGATCGACGTGTTCTGCGATGCGCTGTGGCTCGAACACGGGCTCGCGCGCAACACGCTCGATGCGTACCGGCGCGACCTGGCGCTGTTTTCCCAATGGCTGGCCGCGACGCACGACGCGCCGCTCGACTCGGCCGACGAGGCGATGGTGACGGGCTACATCGCCGCGCGCAGCGACGGCAAGGCGACGTCGTCGAACCGGCGCCTGTCCGTGTTCCGCCGCTATTACGGCTGGGCCGTGCGCGAGCATCGCGCGAGCGCCGACCCGACGCTGCGGATCACGTCCGCGAAACAGGCGGCCCGGTTTCCGTCGACGCTGTCCGAGGCGCAGGTCGAGGCGCTGCTCGGCGCGCCCGACATCGGCACGCCGCTCGGCCTGCGCGATCGCACGATGCTCGAGCTGATGTATGCGAGCGGGTTGCGCGTGAGCGAGCTCGTGACGCTGAAGACGGTCGAGGTCGGCCTCAACGAAGGCGTCGTGCGCGTGATGGGCAAGGGTGCGAAGGAGCGGCTCGTGCCGTTCGGCGAAGTCGCGCACGGCTGGATTGAACGCTACCTGCGCGACGCGCGGCCGGCGCTGCTCGGCGCGCGCGCGGCCGACGCGCTGTTCGTGACCGCACGCGGCGACGGGATGACGCGCCAGCAGTTCTGGAACATCATCAAGCGGCACGCGCAGCAGGCCGACGTGCGCGCGCACCTGTCGCCGCACACGCTGCGGCATGCGTTCGCGACGCACCTGCTGAACCACGGCGCCGACCTGCGCGTCGTGCAGCTACTGCTCGGCCACAGCGACATCTCGACCACGCAGATCTATACGCACGTCGCGCGCGAGCGGCTCAAGACGCTGCATGCGCAGCACCACCCGCGCGGCTGA
- a CDS encoding pirin family protein — MTDSIKALLKPHVRDIGNLQVRRTLPALAARLVGPFIFFDHMGPAVLPAGTGLDVRPHPHIGLATVTYLFDGAILHRDSLGSRQEIVPGDVNWMTAGRGIVHSERTPDAQRASGHTVHGIQTWVALPQAHETTEPSFEHHAADTLPKRDEHGVSLTVIAGDAFGLRSPVTTFSRTLYVAAEFAAGGRLELDASHEERAVYVVDGELAIDGTPVPAERMAVLAPGATVTLTSGRGARAMLLGGDRIDGERFIEWNFVASSRDAIERAKAAWTRQEMGKVPGETEWIPLPESKPR, encoded by the coding sequence ATGACCGACTCGATCAAAGCCCTGCTCAAGCCGCACGTGCGCGACATCGGCAACCTGCAGGTGCGCCGCACGCTGCCCGCGCTCGCCGCACGCCTCGTCGGCCCGTTCATCTTCTTCGATCACATGGGTCCCGCCGTGCTGCCGGCCGGCACGGGGCTCGACGTGCGCCCGCATCCGCACATCGGGCTCGCGACGGTCACCTACCTGTTCGACGGTGCGATCCTGCACCGCGACAGCCTCGGCTCGCGGCAGGAAATCGTGCCGGGCGACGTGAACTGGATGACGGCCGGCCGCGGGATCGTCCACTCGGAGCGCACGCCGGACGCGCAGCGCGCCAGCGGCCACACCGTGCACGGGATCCAGACCTGGGTCGCGCTGCCGCAAGCGCACGAGACGACCGAGCCGTCGTTCGAGCACCATGCGGCCGACACGCTGCCCAAGCGCGACGAACACGGCGTGTCGCTGACGGTGATCGCCGGCGACGCGTTCGGGCTGCGCTCGCCCGTGACGACGTTCTCGCGCACGCTGTACGTCGCGGCCGAATTCGCGGCCGGCGGCCGGCTCGAACTCGATGCGTCGCACGAGGAGCGCGCGGTCTACGTGGTCGACGGCGAGCTCGCGATCGACGGTACGCCGGTGCCGGCCGAACGGATGGCCGTGCTCGCACCGGGCGCGACGGTCACGCTGACGAGCGGCCGCGGCGCACGCGCGATGCTGCTCGGCGGCGACCGGATCGACGGCGAACGCTTCATCGAGTGGAATTTCGTCGCGAGCAGCCGCGACGCGATCGAGCGTGCGAAAGCGGCCTGGACGCGCCAGGAGATGGGCAAGGTGCCGGGCGAAACCGAGTGGATTCCGCTGCCCGAATCGAAGCCGCGTTGA
- the ybaK gene encoding Cys-tRNA(Pro) deacylase, translating into MSKSRHVSETPATQLLRRHGVAFGEHPYEYVEHGGTGESARQLGVDEHRVVKTLVMEDEHAKPLIVLMHGDRTVSTKNLARQIGAKRVEPCKPEVANRHSGYLVGGTSPFGTRKAMPVYVEATILELPTIYLNGGRRGYLVSLAPAVLTSLLGAQPVQCASVD; encoded by the coding sequence ATGAGCAAATCCAGACACGTGTCCGAAACCCCCGCGACCCAGTTGCTGCGCCGCCACGGCGTCGCATTCGGCGAGCATCCGTACGAATACGTCGAGCACGGCGGCACCGGCGAATCGGCGCGCCAGCTCGGCGTCGACGAGCATCGCGTCGTGAAGACGCTCGTGATGGAAGACGAACACGCGAAGCCGTTGATCGTGCTGATGCACGGCGACCGCACCGTGTCGACGAAGAATCTCGCGCGGCAGATCGGCGCGAAGCGGGTCGAGCCGTGCAAGCCCGAGGTCGCGAACCGCCATTCGGGCTATCTCGTCGGCGGCACGTCGCCGTTCGGCACACGCAAGGCGATGCCCGTCTACGTCGAGGCGACGATCCTCGAATTGCCGACGATCTACCTGAACGGCGGCCGGCGCGGCTACCTCGTCAGCCTCGCGCCGGCGGTGCTCACGTCGCTGCTCGGCGCGCAGCCCGTGCAGTGCGCGAGCGTCGACTGA
- a CDS encoding EamA family transporter has protein sequence MAPKDLLLALVVILAWGVNFVVIKVGLHGMPPMLLGALRFTLAAVPAVFFVRRPQISWRLLILYGATIQLGQFVFLFTGMYVGMPAGLASLVLQSQAFFTLVFAMLFLGERLRVQNLIGLAIAAGGLVVIAAQGGRTMTLAGFLLTICSAAMWAVGNIVTKKVGRANLVSLVVWASLVPPVPFFLLSLWFEGPQRIATALAGLDGASIFAVVYLAFVATLLGYGLWSRLMSRYPAAQVAQFSLLVPIVGLASSALLLDEHLTQAQLIGAALVMGGLAVNVFGGKLLSRVAAS, from the coding sequence ATGGCCCCCAAGGACTTGCTGCTCGCACTGGTCGTGATCCTGGCGTGGGGCGTGAACTTCGTCGTGATCAAGGTCGGCCTGCACGGCATGCCGCCGATGCTGCTCGGCGCGCTGCGCTTCACGCTCGCGGCCGTGCCCGCGGTGTTCTTCGTGCGCCGGCCGCAGATTTCGTGGCGGCTGCTGATACTGTACGGCGCGACGATCCAGCTCGGCCAATTCGTGTTCCTGTTCACCGGCATGTACGTCGGCATGCCGGCCGGCCTCGCGTCGCTCGTGCTGCAGTCGCAGGCGTTCTTCACGCTGGTGTTCGCGATGCTGTTTCTCGGCGAGCGGCTGCGCGTGCAGAACCTGATCGGGCTCGCGATCGCCGCGGGCGGGCTCGTCGTGATCGCCGCGCAGGGCGGCCGCACGATGACGCTCGCGGGCTTCCTGCTGACGATCTGCTCGGCCGCGATGTGGGCCGTCGGCAATATCGTCACGAAGAAGGTCGGGCGGGCGAACCTCGTGTCGCTCGTCGTGTGGGCGAGCCTCGTGCCGCCCGTGCCGTTCTTTCTGCTGTCGCTGTGGTTCGAAGGGCCGCAGCGGATCGCGACCGCGCTCGCGGGCCTGGACGGCGCGTCGATTTTCGCGGTCGTCTATCTCGCGTTCGTCGCGACGCTGCTCGGTTACGGGTTGTGGAGCCGCCTGATGTCGCGCTACCCGGCCGCGCAGGTCGCGCAATTTTCGCTGCTGGTGCCGATCGTCGGGCTCGCGTCGTCGGCGCTGCTGCTCGACGAGCATCTGACGCAAGCGCAGCTGATCGGCGCCGCGCTCGTGATGGGCGGGCTCGCGGTGAACGTGTTCGGCGGGAAACTGCTGAGCCGCGTCGCGGCGTCGTGA
- the trxA gene encoding thioredoxin: MDTTLATFEKDVIEASLDMPVLVDFWAPWCGPCKTLGPLLEKLEADYAGRWKLVKVNVDENQELAAHFQTRSIPHVIAFADGRPVDQFVGVLPEGQLRAFLDRLLPAAEEAERRAAQYAMAEQRFDDARAHLEAALALNPGYDDARLDLIELQLARNEVDAARAETERLSPQTVQNGDPRYQAIKTRFDALDATADLPPTDALEARIAANPADLDARFDLAQSLIARRAYEGALEQLLEIVTRDRAYGDDLGRRTMISVFELAGDRPDLVAAWRRKLSMALN; the protein is encoded by the coding sequence ATGGACACCACGCTTGCCACATTCGAGAAAGACGTCATCGAGGCGTCGCTGGACATGCCCGTGCTGGTCGACTTCTGGGCGCCGTGGTGCGGCCCCTGCAAGACGCTCGGCCCGCTGCTGGAAAAGCTCGAAGCCGACTACGCAGGCCGCTGGAAGCTCGTGAAGGTCAACGTCGACGAGAACCAGGAACTCGCGGCGCACTTCCAGACGCGCAGCATCCCGCACGTGATCGCGTTCGCCGACGGGCGTCCGGTCGACCAGTTCGTCGGCGTGCTGCCCGAAGGCCAGTTACGCGCGTTCCTCGACCGGCTGCTGCCGGCCGCCGAGGAAGCCGAGCGCCGCGCCGCGCAGTACGCGATGGCCGAACAGCGCTTCGACGATGCGCGCGCGCACCTCGAAGCGGCGCTCGCGCTGAACCCCGGCTACGACGACGCGCGCCTCGACCTGATCGAGCTGCAGCTCGCGCGCAACGAGGTGGACGCCGCGCGCGCGGAAACCGAACGCCTGTCGCCGCAAACCGTGCAGAACGGCGACCCGCGCTACCAGGCGATCAAGACCCGTTTCGACGCGCTCGACGCCACGGCCGACCTGCCGCCGACCGACGCGCTCGAAGCGCGCATCGCGGCGAACCCGGCCGATCTCGACGCGCGCTTCGACCTCGCGCAGAGCCTGATCGCGCGACGCGCGTACGAAGGCGCGCTGGAACAGTTACTGGAAATCGTGACGCGCGATCGCGCCTACGGCGACGACCTCGGCCGCCGCACGATGATCTCGGTGTTCGAACTGGCCGGCGATCGCCCCGACCTCGTCGCCGCGTGGCGACGCAAGCTGAGCATGGCGCTCAACTGA
- a CDS encoding class I adenylate-forming enzyme family protein gives MSSPRRSSESLDVDALLAALPRRIADVPAHRAAQAPAHPALIEDARRLSYGELARAIEAAAARLASLGVQGGDRVMIVAENCVAQIVLMFAAARLDAWALLSNARLSAAELDAIAAHARPKLVAFTTDVSPDARAHAERLGATPAGALPVDIGAWSYRVDAGAPAEPVAADGAEQCAALIYTTGTTGMPKGVMLSHRNLLFIAATSSTLRRVSPDDVAYTVLPVSHVYGLASVCLGSLYAGATLRLAPRFSPEAVRVALADEGVTIFQGVPAMHAKLLEHLHTHGHAWRAPRLRFAYSGGSPLDANLKARVERLYGVPLHNGYGMTESSPTITQTPLDAPRTDSSVGVPIPGVDLRIVAPDGADVPRGEVGEIRVRGPNVMLGYYRDADATRAAVSPDGWLSTGDLARQDADGAVTIAGRSKELIIRSGFNVYPVEVEQVLNAHPDVVQAAVIGRAIEGNEEVLAFVELVPGATANDAALHAWCADRLAAYKRPAHIRVLAALPAASTGKVLKHRLRELV, from the coding sequence ATGTCCTCGCCTCGCCGCTCATCCGAATCGCTCGACGTCGATGCGCTGCTCGCCGCGCTGCCGCGTCGCATCGCCGACGTGCCCGCCCATCGGGCCGCGCAAGCGCCTGCGCATCCGGCGCTGATCGAAGATGCGCGCCGCCTGTCGTACGGCGAGCTGGCGCGGGCCATCGAAGCGGCGGCGGCACGGCTGGCGAGCCTCGGCGTGCAAGGCGGCGACCGCGTGATGATCGTCGCGGAAAACTGCGTCGCGCAGATCGTGCTGATGTTCGCGGCCGCGCGCCTCGACGCGTGGGCGCTCCTGTCGAACGCGCGGCTGTCGGCCGCCGAGCTCGACGCGATCGCCGCGCACGCGCGCCCGAAGCTGGTCGCGTTCACGACGGACGTCTCCCCCGATGCGCGCGCCCATGCCGAGCGGCTCGGCGCCACACCCGCCGGCGCGCTGCCGGTCGACATCGGCGCGTGGTCGTATCGGGTCGATGCGGGCGCGCCCGCCGAACCGGTGGCCGCCGACGGCGCCGAGCAATGCGCGGCGTTGATCTACACGACGGGCACGACCGGCATGCCGAAAGGCGTGATGCTGTCGCACCGCAACCTGTTGTTCATCGCGGCGACGTCGAGCACGCTGCGCCGCGTGTCGCCCGACGACGTCGCCTACACGGTGCTGCCCGTGTCCCACGTATACGGGCTCGCGTCGGTGTGCCTGGGCAGCCTGTACGCGGGCGCGACGCTACGGCTCGCGCCGCGCTTCTCGCCGGAAGCCGTCCGCGTCGCGCTCGCCGACGAAGGCGTCACGATCTTCCAGGGCGTGCCCGCGATGCACGCGAAGCTGCTCGAACACCTGCACACGCACGGTCACGCATGGCGCGCGCCGCGGCTGCGCTTCGCGTATTCGGGCGGCTCGCCGCTCGACGCGAACCTGAAGGCGCGCGTCGAGCGCCTGTACGGCGTGCCGCTGCACAACGGATACGGGATGACCGAAAGCAGCCCGACGATCACGCAGACGCCGCTCGACGCGCCGCGCACGGACAGTTCGGTCGGCGTGCCGATTCCGGGCGTCGACCTGCGGATCGTCGCGCCGGACGGCGCCGACGTGCCGCGCGGCGAAGTCGGCGAGATCCGCGTGCGCGGGCCGAACGTGATGCTCGGCTACTACCGCGACGCGGACGCGACGCGCGCGGCCGTGTCGCCGGACGGCTGGCTGAGCACCGGCGATCTCGCGCGGCAGGACGCGGACGGCGCGGTGACGATCGCGGGCCGCAGCAAGGAGCTGATCATCCGCTCGGGCTTCAACGTGTATCCGGTCGAGGTCGAACAGGTGCTGAACGCGCATCCGGACGTCGTGCAGGCGGCCGTGATCGGCCGCGCGATCGAAGGCAACGAGGAAGTGCTCGCGTTCGTCGAGCTGGTGCCGGGCGCGACGGCGAACGACGCGGCATTGCACGCATGGTGCGCGGACCGGCTCGCGGCTTACAAACGCCCTGCGCATATCCGCGTACTCGCTGCCCTGCCGGCCGCGTCGACCGGCAAGGTGCTCAAGCACCGGCTGCGCGAACTGGTCTGA
- a CDS encoding methylated-DNA--[protein]-cysteine S-methyltransferase translates to MFNAVIDAPFGKVGIRTDAAVVREIVYLPESMKSVEPDSALAKRAVEQIERYFERASARFDLPLADVGSAFQHRVWDVISAIPPGTVLTYGQVAKQIGSAPRAVGQACGANYFPLVIPCHRVVAAGGLGGFANHDDNGYYQQVKRWLLTHEGVPYR, encoded by the coding sequence ATGTTCAACGCAGTCATCGACGCGCCGTTCGGCAAGGTCGGCATCCGCACCGATGCCGCGGTGGTGCGCGAGATCGTCTATCTGCCCGAGTCGATGAAGTCGGTCGAGCCGGATTCGGCGCTCGCGAAACGCGCGGTCGAGCAGATCGAACGTTATTTCGAGCGCGCGTCCGCCCGCTTCGACCTGCCGCTCGCCGACGTCGGCAGCGCATTCCAGCACCGCGTGTGGGACGTGATCAGCGCTATCCCGCCCGGTACGGTGCTGACCTACGGCCAGGTCGCGAAGCAGATCGGCAGCGCGCCGCGCGCGGTCGGCCAGGCGTGCGGCGCGAACTACTTCCCGCTCGTGATTCCGTGCCATCGCGTCGTCGCGGCGGGCGGCCTCGGCGGGTTCGCGAACCACGACGACAATGGTTATTACCAGCAAGTGAAGCGCTGGCTGCTGACGCACGAGGGCGTGCCGTACCGATGA
- the tsaE gene encoding tRNA (adenosine(37)-N6)-threonylcarbamoyltransferase complex ATPase subunit type 1 TsaE has translation MPATSSQPPQPTLPAPLAERVIALADEAATEAFGTRFAHALDAARIELDRAHAFDGLQVQLVGDLGAGKTTLVRAILRGLGHSGRVRSPTYTLVEPYALERSDGELEVYHFDLYRFNDPAEWSDAGFREYFNSSAICLVEWPQRAGALLGVPDLVFSLDVDGDGRALTVRAYSASGKACLERC, from the coding sequence ATGCCAGCCACGTCCAGCCAACCGCCTCAGCCCACGTTGCCCGCCCCGCTCGCGGAACGCGTGATCGCGCTCGCCGACGAAGCGGCAACCGAGGCCTTCGGCACGCGTTTCGCGCACGCGCTCGACGCTGCACGCATCGAGCTCGACCGCGCCCATGCGTTCGACGGGCTGCAGGTCCAGCTGGTCGGCGATCTCGGCGCGGGCAAGACGACCCTCGTGCGCGCGATCCTGCGCGGCCTCGGCCACTCGGGGCGCGTGCGCAGCCCGACCTATACGCTCGTCGAGCCGTACGCGCTCGAACGCAGCGATGGGGAACTCGAGGTCTATCACTTCGATCTGTATCGATTCAACGATCCGGCCGAATGGTCCGATGCAGGTTTTCGCGAATATTTCAATTCCAGCGCGATCTGCCTCGTCGAATGGCCACAACGGGCGGGCGCCCTGCTCGGCGTGCCCGATCTGGTTTTCTCGCTCGACGTGGACGGCGACGGCCGCGCCCTCACCGTCCGTGCGTACAGCGCTTCAGGAAAGGCATGTCTCGAAAGATGTTGA
- the queG gene encoding tRNA epoxyqueuosine(34) reductase QueG translates to MNRLPERAASDRPSTRDEGAAPCALDDAALTALAARIRAWGRELGFGAIGISDTDLSDAEAGLAAWLEAGYHGEMDYMAKHGMKRARPVELVAGTRRVISVRLAYLPAQTRADGASGGAPGALVAHDWRARERARLDDPQAAVVSIYARGRDYHKVLRNRLQTLAERIEHEIGGFGYRVFTDSAPVLEVELAQKAGVGWRGKHTLLLQRDAGSLFFLGEIYVDLPLPTDAHTSPDTAPETPGAHCGSCTRCLDACPTGAIVEPYRVDARRCISYLTIELKGSIPEPLRPMIGNRVYGCDDCQLVCPWNKFAQAAPVADFDVRHGLDRATLVELFAWDADAFDTRMQGSAIRRIGYESWLRNLAVGLGNALRAGTDRLDRPARDAIVAALRARADDPSPVVREHVEWALRAA, encoded by the coding sequence ATGAACCGACTACCGGAACGCGCCGCATCCGACAGGCCTTCGACTCGTGACGAAGGCGCGGCGCCGTGCGCGCTCGACGATGCGGCGTTGACTGCGCTCGCCGCTCGCATCAGGGCGTGGGGGCGCGAATTGGGTTTCGGGGCGATCGGCATCAGCGATACCGATCTCTCGGATGCCGAAGCAGGCCTCGCCGCCTGGCTGGAAGCCGGATACCACGGCGAAATGGATTATATGGCCAAACATGGGATGAAACGCGCGCGGCCGGTCGAACTTGTGGCCGGTACGCGACGCGTGATCTCCGTGCGGCTCGCCTATTTGCCGGCCCAGACGCGCGCCGACGGGGCGTCCGGCGGCGCGCCCGGTGCGCTCGTCGCGCACGACTGGCGCGCGCGCGAACGGGCGCGGCTCGACGATCCGCAGGCGGCCGTCGTGTCGATCTATGCGCGCGGCCGCGACTATCACAAGGTGCTGCGCAACCGGCTGCAGACGCTCGCGGAGCGCATCGAACACGAGATCGGCGGGTTCGGCTACCGCGTGTTCACCGATTCGGCGCCCGTGCTCGAAGTCGAGCTCGCGCAGAAGGCCGGGGTCGGCTGGCGCGGCAAGCACACGCTGCTGCTGCAGCGCGATGCCGGCTCGCTGTTCTTTCTCGGCGAGATCTACGTCGACCTGCCGCTGCCGACCGATGCGCACACGTCGCCCGACACCGCGCCCGAGACGCCCGGCGCGCATTGCGGCAGTTGCACGCGCTGCCTCGACGCGTGCCCGACCGGCGCGATCGTCGAGCCGTACCGCGTCGATGCGCGCCGCTGCATTTCGTATCTGACGATCGAACTGAAAGGCAGCATCCCCGAGCCGCTGCGGCCGATGATCGGCAATCGCGTGTACGGCTGCGACGACTGCCAGCTCGTGTGCCCGTGGAACAAGTTCGCGCAGGCCGCGCCCGTCGCCGATTTCGACGTGCGGCACGGCCTCGACCGCGCGACGCTCGTCGAGCTGTTCGCGTGGGACGCCGACGCGTTCGATACGCGGATGCAGGGCAGCGCGATCCGGCGCATCGGCTACGAAAGCTGGCTGCGCAATCTCGCGGTCGGGCTCGGCAATGCGCTGCGCGCCGGCACGGACCGGCTCGACCGGCCCGCGCGCGACGCGATCGTCGCCGCGCTGCGCGCGCGGGCCGACGATCCGTCGCCGGTCGTGCGCGAGCATGTCGAATGGGCGCTGCGAGCCGCGTGA
- a CDS encoding N-acetylmuramoyl-L-alanine amidase yields the protein MSRKMLIKPFRSIESAATATHNWRRRQILRAGASTLVLGLVAPRLAHASSVLGVRVWPARDYTRVTIESDQPLQNSQQLLQGPDRLVVDLSGLDLDQALRDLVSKIAPNDPQIQSVRVGQYQPHVVRMVFDLKGSVKPQVFTLPPVGTYKYRLVFDLYPAVAPDPLSDLIAQTERKEQALNDTARAQQMQPPPALAGPGTPPPATGDNSDAFFQRFAQNTPATPHAPPAAGTPSTPAKPAVKPPPVIARRDDSDDDGDTYKFTAPKSGKGGTVRLLTVAIDPGHGGEDPGAIGGAGTYEKHIALDIAKKLRAKIDAAPNMRAMMTRDADFFVPLNVRVQKARRVGADLFVSIHADAFTTPSARGSSVFALSDHGATSAAARWMANKENSSDLIGGINIKTADAAVNRALFDMSTTAQIRDSLRYGNYVLKEVGGINKLHKGSVEQAGFAVLKAPDIPSILVETAFISNPDEERRLNDDSYRDEMADAIFRGIKRYFAANPPLAKNRMA from the coding sequence ATGTCTCGAAAGATGTTGATCAAACCGTTCCGCTCGATCGAATCGGCGGCCACCGCGACGCACAACTGGCGGCGCCGTCAAATTCTGCGCGCGGGGGCGTCGACGCTGGTGCTCGGTCTCGTCGCGCCGCGACTCGCGCACGCGTCGTCGGTGCTCGGCGTGCGCGTGTGGCCCGCGCGCGATTACACGCGCGTCACGATCGAATCCGACCAGCCGCTGCAGAATAGCCAACAGTTGCTGCAGGGTCCCGACCGGCTCGTCGTCGACCTGAGCGGCCTCGACCTGGACCAGGCGCTGCGCGACCTCGTATCGAAGATCGCGCCGAACGATCCGCAGATCCAGTCGGTGCGCGTCGGCCAGTATCAGCCGCACGTCGTGCGGATGGTGTTCGACCTGAAAGGCTCGGTGAAGCCGCAGGTGTTCACGCTGCCGCCCGTCGGCACGTACAAGTACCGGCTCGTGTTCGACCTGTATCCGGCCGTCGCGCCCGATCCGCTGTCCGACCTGATCGCGCAGACGGAACGCAAGGAACAGGCGCTCAACGACACCGCGCGCGCGCAGCAGATGCAGCCGCCGCCGGCGCTGGCCGGCCCGGGCACGCCGCCGCCCGCCACGGGCGACAACAGCGACGCATTCTTCCAGCGTTTCGCGCAGAACACGCCGGCCACGCCGCATGCGCCGCCGGCCGCCGGCACGCCGTCGACGCCCGCGAAGCCGGCCGTCAAGCCGCCGCCCGTCATCGCGCGCCGCGACGACAGCGACGACGACGGCGACACCTACAAGTTCACCGCGCCGAAATCCGGCAAGGGCGGCACCGTGCGCCTGCTGACGGTCGCGATCGACCCGGGCCACGGCGGCGAGGATCCGGGCGCTATCGGCGGCGCCGGCACGTACGAGAAGCACATCGCGCTCGACATCGCGAAGAAGCTGCGCGCGAAGATCGACGCCGCACCGAACATGCGCGCGATGATGACGCGCGACGCCGATTTCTTCGTGCCGCTGAACGTGCGCGTGCAGAAGGCGCGTCGCGTCGGCGCGGATCTCTTCGTGTCGATCCACGCGGACGCGTTCACGACGCCGTCCGCGCGCGGCTCGTCGGTGTTCGCGCTGTCCGACCACGGCGCGACGAGCGCCGCGGCGCGCTGGATGGCGAACAAGGAAAATTCGTCGGACCTGATCGGCGGCATCAACATCAAGACGGCGGACGCGGCAGTGAACCGCGCGCTGTTCGACATGTCGACGACCGCGCAGATCCGCGACTCGCTGCGCTACGGCAACTACGTGCTGAAGGAAGTGGGCGGGATCAACAAGCTGCACAAGGGCTCGGTCGAGCAGGCCGGGTTCGCGGTGCTGAAGGCGCCCGACATTCCGTCGATCCTCGTCGAAACCGCATTCATCAGCAACCCGGACGAAGAACGCCGGCTCAACGACGACAGTTATCGCGACGAGATGGCCGACGCGATCTTCCGCGGCATCAAGCGTTATTTCGCCGCGAATCCGCCGCTCGCGAAGAACCGGATGGCCTGA